The proteins below are encoded in one region of Candidatus Binatia bacterium:
- a CDS encoding homoserine kinase, which translates to MAIYTALNKRDCARIADEFGLGDLVSYTGIRNGSVNTHYLLETKRGRFFAKIDEVKSELEIKQELELLLYLRKQGCPCPQPLRSKKGRYYQEFHGKYISVSKYVEGVEISLEKFTPTQLEVVGHALADLHLIGRGYKKGIDNRFGFTKILSMYREVRRQLPLHLKHIVRVLDDEVAYLENYLDNNLPKGIIHGDLFPDNLKFKGSRLAGIVDFEAACRGKLIYDLATAVNAFCYIEGRYRIDRFEPLITGYESLRPLSLPEWDSFPNELRFSALRFTITRIKDFYLRKCDENQRVFKDFKEFFERLLILRREKTGGMEDILLAMATGYDYRKYQKSKPSK; encoded by the coding sequence ATGGCGATCTACACAGCCCTCAATAAAAGGGACTGCGCGCGAATTGCTGACGAATTCGGCCTGGGAGATCTAGTCTCCTACACCGGCATTCGCAACGGCTCGGTTAATACTCATTATCTTCTAGAGACGAAGCGAGGCCGCTTTTTTGCAAAGATCGACGAAGTAAAAAGCGAACTGGAGATAAAGCAAGAGCTTGAGCTTTTGCTTTATCTCAGAAAGCAAGGGTGTCCATGCCCTCAACCTCTTCGGAGTAAAAAGGGGCGTTACTACCAAGAGTTTCACGGAAAATATATCTCAGTGAGCAAATATGTCGAGGGGGTAGAGATCTCCTTAGAAAAGTTTACTCCGACTCAACTCGAGGTCGTCGGACATGCCTTGGCGGATCTTCACCTTATAGGAAGGGGATATAAAAAGGGCATCGACAACCGTTTCGGATTCACAAAGATTTTGTCTATGTACCGAGAGGTTCGGCGCCAACTGCCTCTACATCTAAAACATATCGTACGCGTTCTAGATGATGAAGTGGCTTATCTGGAGAACTATCTGGATAACAATCTACCGAAAGGTATCATTCATGGCGATCTTTTTCCGGACAACCTGAAGTTCAAAGGATCCAGATTGGCAGGGATCGTCGATTTTGAGGCTGCTTGCAGGGGGAAGTTGATTTATGATCTCGCAACGGCCGTCAATGCTTTTTGTTATATAGAAGGCCGCTACAGGATTGATCGCTTCGAGCCTTTAATAACAGGATACGAAAGCCTGCGCCCGCTTTCGCTTCCCGAATGGGACTCCTTTCCCAATGAACTAAGATTTTCCGCCTTGCGATTTACCATTACCAGGATCAAAGATTTTTATTTACGAAAATGCGACGAGAACCAAAGGGTTTTTAAGGATTTTAAGGAGTTTTTCGAGCGCTTGCTGATCCTACGAAGAGAAAAAACCGGCGGTATGGAAGACATCTTGTTGGCTATGGCGACAGGATACGATTATCGCAAGTACCAGAAATCAAAGCCCTCAAAATAA
- a CDS encoding response regulator: protein MTMEGKRILVVEDNEDTREILLYRLKSMGEYEVLLASNGKEALEIATRSKPDLIIMDLKMPVMDGWEATKALRETNWGKDLPVIALTAQAMERDEEKALSAGCSDYIAKPIMDYAILKRKIEKFLK from the coding sequence ATGACCATGGAGGGAAAAAGGATTCTGGTTGTCGAGGACAATGAAGATACCCGCGAGATCCTTCTCTATCGCCTTAAAAGTATGGGGGAATATGAAGTTCTGCTCGCATCAAACGGGAAGGAGGCATTGGAGATTGCAACTCGATCGAAACCCGATCTTATTATCATGGATCTCAAAATGCCGGTTATGGATGGTTGGGAAGCCACCAAGGCTCTGCGAGAGACGAACTGGGGAAAAGACCTGCCAGTTATAGCTCTAACGGCTCAGGCGATGGAAAGGGATGAGGAAAAAGCTTTGAGCGCCGGCTGCAGCGATTATATCGCCAAACCGATAATGGACTATGCGATACTAAAAAGAAAGATAGAGAAATTCTTGAAATAA
- a CDS encoding cold-shock protein codes for MPTGKVKWFNNSKGYGFIEKEGGGDVFVHYSAIQGDGFKTLNEGQVVQFEIAQGEKGPQAVNVVKV; via the coding sequence ATGCCGACTGGGAAGGTGAAGTGGTTCAACAACTCTAAAGGATACGGTTTTATTGAAAAGGAGGGCGGAGGAGACGTTTTCGTCCACTATAGTGCGATTCAAGGTGACGGATTTAAAACACTGAACGAAGGGCAGGTGGTTCAATTCGAGATCGCACAGGGTGAGAAAGGACCGCAGGCTGTCAACGTAGTCAAAGTCTAA
- a CDS encoding metallophosphoesterase family protein, with amino-acid sequence MRTYVIGDIHGCLDELVYLLEALPLEAPDRLIFLGDYVDRGPNSKGVITYLLHRQQTRSEDMVFLKGNHEDMFLSFLGLPGKYGDMFLYNGGGATLASYGASPHHPQEEILPLIPPAHLKFLHELKSYYLTQPFLCVHAGIHPNKPLDQQQEEEMLWIRDEFILNRHLLPYTVIFGHTPQEKVLFHLPYKIGLDTGLVYGNLLSCLELKQKVLFQIARGKKKVTEKSVRNHWGEVSY; translated from the coding sequence ATGCGCACTTACGTTATCGGTGACATACACGGCTGTTTGGACGAGCTTGTATACCTGCTCGAAGCTCTTCCTCTCGAAGCTCCGGACCGACTGATTTTCTTGGGTGACTATGTCGATCGTGGTCCAAATTCGAAGGGAGTAATCACGTACCTTCTCCACCGCCAGCAAACCAGAAGCGAAGACATGGTATTCCTAAAGGGGAATCACGAGGACATGTTTCTGTCCTTTCTCGGCCTTCCCGGCAAGTACGGCGATATGTTCCTTTATAACGGCGGCGGAGCCACATTGGCCAGTTACGGAGCTTCTCCGCATCACCCTCAAGAGGAAATTTTGCCCCTGATTCCCCCGGCGCATCTCAAGTTTTTACATGAGTTAAAGAGCTATTACCTGACCCAGCCGTTCTTATGCGTTCATGCGGGAATTCATCCGAATAAGCCGCTCGACCAACAGCAGGAAGAAGAGATGCTCTGGATCCGGGACGAGTTCATCCTTAACCGGCATCTTCTTCCCTATACGGTCATATTCGGTCATACTCCGCAAGAGAAGGTTCTGTTTCATTTGCCTTATAAGATTGGTTTGGACACCGGCCTGGTGTACGGTAATTTGTTGAGTTGTTTGGAGCTGAAACAAAAAGTCCTTTTTCAAATCGCGCGAGGAAAAAAGAAAGTGACAGAAAAGTCGGTCAGGAATCATTGGGGCGAGGTGTCATACTAA